The genomic DNA GAGCGACCACAGCGGCGTAACGTGATACATCGCGCCGGCCGAATACGACGCCGCGGCGGTGCCGTTCGCGACATTGCGCACTGTCGTGATCAAGGCCGTCATAAACACCGGGCCCCACGTATAGCGCGAACCCACTGCCCCGTTGCGAATCGTGACGTCAGGACCGGGCGTGCCGACGTGTTTGGTGGTCGTGTACGCCGCATCGGCGCCGAACGTGCCATGCTCGTAGCTAACCAGAAAGCTCGAGCCATTGCCCGCGCCGATCGAACCCGCAACATTGCCGAACCCGTACATCGCGCCGACATGGAAGCCCGCGAATGACGGCGATTCGTATCTGACCGAATTCGAAATCGGCGTGCCGGTCAGGCGGCTCCAGTCGAAGCTGCCCGACGGATTGCCCGGGATCGCGAGCTTGGTAAAAATCCCGCCTGGATAGGAATAAAGGTGGCCGGAGATTTCAGCCGGCGAGTCCTTCACCATGTCGCGCATGAAGTCGTACTGCTCGCCGGCCGTCATCACACCGTAGCGCTCGTTTTTCATGCCGACGTACGCCGACTTGGACCAGAGGCTCTGCCCATTGAGAATCGAGCCGGTGCCGATCACGATCTGGTCGCGCAACAGGAAAATGGTCTTCCAGCCGCCGCCGAGATCTTCGGTTCCCGTAATGCCCCACAGGTTAGGCGAGTTTTGCCCATCCTTGAATTGCAACGACGAGTGGCCGCTCATGTTGCTGATATAGGTCAAGCCCACATCGAGCAAGCCATAGATCGTCACGCTGCTTTGCGCGCTCGCCTGAGTCGACACTAGCGCGAGCGCCGCTGCGCAAGCGGCCCAGGTCCATTTCTTTTTCAATTGCTGTCTCCGTTTTGTATTTGTTCACACCCTTGCGGGTGCCGTGCGATCAGTTTTCACACGTTATTTCGTTTGCTTTCTCATCGGCTTTTTAAATTTGCAATGCGAATTAATGTAAGCAGATCGACATCTCGATTCGAGTGCGCTTCGTTACCAGGCCGTACCGTCCACGCGATACCAGTCGAGCATGCGCAGCAGCGGTTCGTCGGACACGCGCAATAGCAGCGCGTCGTCGCTCGCTTCGATGCGGTACTCGTTCCAGCCAGGCACTG from Paraburkholderia edwinii includes the following:
- a CDS encoding porin codes for the protein MKKKWTWAACAAALALVSTQASAQSSVTIYGLLDVGLTYISNMSGHSSLQFKDGQNSPNLWGITGTEDLGGGWKTIFLLRDQIVIGTGSILNGQSLWSKSAYVGMKNERYGVMTAGEQYDFMRDMVKDSPAEISGHLYSYPGGIFTKLAIPGNPSGSFDWSRLTGTPISNSVRYESPSFAGFHVGAMYGFGNVAGSIGAGNGSSFLVSYEHGTFGADAAYTTTKHVGTPGPDVTIRNGAVGSRYTWGPVFMTALITTVRNVANGTAAASYSAGAMYHVTPLWSLGFSYMYQKGNEALSNQHANEIAGIVDYALSKRTSVYALGAWQRTNDGFRANIDGLLGATAPASGPNQEVFRVGLHTRF